The genomic segment CTGCTCCTGGCATTTATCTCACTGAAGATGGAGATGAACTGGAGAACAACGAAAATAGGGAAGGTACGTCCTAATTTGCCCCTCTATAAAAAATTTACACAATTATGTTGACAGTACCTAGACTACCGAGTTATTCCATATGTTGTAGATTCTAATCCGCGAAGACATAACACGTATATCCCGGTAGGCGGACAGGAGGTTATAGCCCCTGAACTTTTGAAAGAAATACAACCAAGGTACATTCTGATCACCAATCCCAGCTATCGGAAAGAGATAGAGGATGTTTTACGTTCATTGAGTATCAAAACAGAAGTAATCGTTATCGTGTAATGCTAAAGAGAAGAGGGGATAGTTTAAATGAAAATGATTGAGGAGTTTGAAAACGAAAGATTGCAACGAATGAAAGAACAGGGGAAAAATGTTTCTTTAAATAAGGCTGCGCGTCTTTTTAACAAGAAGTCCTTGTTGTCTCACTACTCGTATAACTTTTCCTGGTTGGGGCGTCCCATATTTCAGTATCCACAGGATATCGTCGCAATGCAAGAGATTATTTGGGAAGTGAAACCGGATCTGGTTATTGAGACAGGTGTTGCGCACGGTGGTGGACTTATTTTGTATGCTTCTATTTTGGAGTTAATTGGCAAAGGCCAGGTGCTTGGCATTGATATCGACATCCGGGAACATAATCGCCGTGCAATTGAAACGCACTCGATGTTTAAACGGATATCTATGATCGAAGGTTCATCGGTTTCCGAGGAAGTAGTTGCGGAGGTCAGAAAGGTTGCCAAAGGGAAGGAAACGGTGCTCATTTGCCTCGATTCCAACCATACCCACGAACATGTTTTAGCTGAGCTTGAAGCTTATGCACCACTCACCAGTAGCGGGAGTTACTGCGTCGTCTTCGATACTGTGGTTGAAGACTTACCCGAAGAAACGTCTTCTGACCGCCCATGGAACAAGGGTAATAATCCTAAGACTGCCGTCCGGGAGTATTTGCGCCGTTTAAAGGATGAGGGTCGCAAGGCAGCCGATGGAGCACAGCTCCATTTCGAGATCGACAAGATGATCGAAAACAAACTCCTCATCACCGTTGCTCCGGATGGGTATCTCAAACGGATAAGTTGACACACAAATTTTCTGTCCAATCCTTATTTTTTCTTTTTATCCACTCCTCTAAATTGATATGAGAACTGTCAAGAAAAACATCATTGCCAACCACCTTGGCCAGGGTTGGAACGCCCTCATGGGACTTCGCGTGTGGCATGATGACAATAAACTTTCTGGCGCTCCTGCTGGCAACTCAGGTCGATAAGCTTTTGAGATTGGGTGTATTGGATTGAAGAACAAAGAAATGATTGAGGTGAACAGAACGTTGGAGATGCACATTCCCAAAGTCAGCGTTGGCATGCCGGTTTACAACGGCGAAGATACCCTACGATGTGCGCTGAATTCATTGCTTGGCCAATCGTTCGCTGATTTCGAGTTGATCATTTCCGATAACGCATCAACAGATGGCACAGAGTCGATTTGTCGGGAATATGCGGAGCAAGATCGCAGAATTCGTTACGTCCGCCAGTCGAAAAATGTGGGTGCGGTCACAAACTTCAAGCTTGTCCTTGACGAAGCACGGGGTGATTATTTTATGTGGGCTGCACATGACGACATAAGATCCGCTGATTATCTCGAAGTGAATGTCTCGTTTCTGGATCATAACCCGGATTTTGTCGCCTCAACATCGCCAACGAGGTTTGATAACGGTAAATTCAATGAAGTTTCGATGGGTGATGCAAGTCTTGAAGCAAACAGGATAAACCGTCTTATTAAATTTTTTGATACCTGGCACGCAAATGGTAGATTTTATTCTCTGATCAGACGGGATGTTCTTGAGGGATGTGGATTTGTATCCGATCATTTCCTGGCGGCTGATTGGGCTATTGTTTTGTTTCTTGCAAATCACGGAAAAATGCACAGAGACAAAGAAGGATACGTTGTGCTTGGCTCGCAAGGTCTAAGCAACAGCATGGATATATTTCGCGTATTTCGGAAAAACGCTATTGATTATTTCTTGCCGTTCCATAATCTCTTCAAGGTTACATTAACAATGTTCGGCGATATCCCTCTTCCTGCGAGGATTCATATAACGTGGATACTTGTCAAGCTGAATTATAATGCCCATATTATTCAGACAATATTTTATTTAAGGAATAAAAAATGGTTAGTCAGAATAGTCCGATTATTTAGACGGAAAAAATAATTTATACATAACCTACTTCGGGGCTCCGAAGTAGGTAGTTTAAACGCCTGCTCACCGATAAAGTTTTTGCCACATGAAAGTCATAAAAGACAGAATTCAAACAACAATCCAGAATATGCAAAAAACTGATATCTGGTGACGACACAATCAATCGGATAAATGAATCCGCCCGGATTATAATTAATGCTTTAAAATCCGGCAATAAACTCATGATTTGCAGAAACGGTGGAAGTGCTGCCGACGCCTAGCACATAGCAGGAGAATTTGTTTGTAGGTTTTACAAAAAACAGAGATCCATTGCCAGCTATTGCCATACACAACAGACACGTCCGTTGTGACCTCAATCTCTAATGACTATTCCTACGACCATATATTCAGCCGTCAGGTTAAGGCGCTTGGAAAAAGCGGTGATGTTCTTCTGGGCATCAGTACAAGCGACAGTTCCAGGAATGTGTTGGAAGCCGCCTTCAAGACAGCAAGAGAACTTGGAATAAATACGGTGTTCTTAAGCGGAGAGACAGAAAAAGAGATGGCGAAAATAAGCGACATTGCAATCAAAGCTCCGTCCTTGGACACACCACGCATCCAGGAGATACACCTGCTTGTTGAGCATATAATTTGCGAAATAGTTGAAAACCAGTTTTGATAAACCACTGGTTTTAGTTTTGAGTCATGAATTCTTGGTTTTGAGTTGATGGAAGACAAAAGCATAATAAAGAAAAGAACCTATGAATTTGCTTTGAAAATTATTGATCTTTATAAAATACTCATATCAAAAAACGAATATGTGCTCTCAAAACAGCCATTAAAGGCTGGAACAAGCATTGGAGCAAACGTAGAAGAGGCACTTGCAGGACAAAGCAGGGCAGATTTTCTTTCAAAAATGTCCATAGCCTCAAAGGAAACGCGAGAAACCAATCATTGGTTACGGCTAATCAGAGATAGCAAATTTCTTGAAGAACATCATACAAAACCCCTTATTGCCGAGTCATCCGAAATAATAAGAATGCTTACATCTATTGTAAAAACTACTGTTTCAAGTAACTCAAAACTCAAAACTAAGAATTCATGACTTATTAAATCTGTGGCTAAAATTAAAGCTGTTTTCATTGATCGTGATGGCACAATAAATGTTGATAAAAGCTATGTTTACAAAATTGAAGATTTTGAACTGCTCCCAGGTTCACTTGAAGCCCTTAAATTACTTACCCGCCACAAAATAAAAATCTATATAGTTACAAATCAAGCAGGTATCGCAAAAGGGTTATACACAGAAAAGCAGTACCATGTTTTAACAGAATACATGTTGAATTTCTTCAAAAAGGGAGGCATTAAAATTGAAAAGGTATTGTATTGCCCTCACCATCCTGAAGGCATTGTTCCTGAATATACGAGAAACTGTAATTGTAGAAAGCCTA from the Pseudomonadota bacterium genome contains:
- a CDS encoding HAD family hydrolase, which codes for MAKIKAVFIDRDGTINVDKSYVYKIEDFELLPGSLEALKLLTRHKIKIYIVTNQAGIAKGLYTEKQYHVLTEYMLNFFKKGGIKIEKVLYCPHHPEGIVPEYTRNCNCRKPNTKLFEDVIQQNEYHKSELILIGDKNSDIEAGNRLDIITYLVQTGYGREHQTDMKATYIEKDLLSVVKHIISATS
- a CDS encoding four helix bundle protein, with protein sequence MEDKSIIKKRTYEFALKIIDLYKILISKNEYVLSKQPLKAGTSIGANVEEALAGQSRADFLSKMSIASKETRETNHWLRLIRDSKFLEEHHTKPLIAESSEIIRMLTSIVKTTVSSNSKLKTKNS
- a CDS encoding glycosyltransferase family 2 protein, which gives rise to MKNKEMIEVNRTLEMHIPKVSVGMPVYNGEDTLRCALNSLLGQSFADFELIISDNASTDGTESICREYAEQDRRIRYVRQSKNVGAVTNFKLVLDEARGDYFMWAAHDDIRSADYLEVNVSFLDHNPDFVASTSPTRFDNGKFNEVSMGDASLEANRINRLIKFFDTWHANGRFYSLIRRDVLEGCGFVSDHFLAADWAIVLFLANHGKMHRDKEGYVVLGSQGLSNSMDIFRVFRKNAIDYFLPFHNLFKVTLTMFGDIPLPARIHITWILVKLNYNAHIIQTIFYLRNKKWLVRIVRLFRRKK
- a CDS encoding cephalosporin hydroxylase family protein, translating into MKEQGKNVSLNKAARLFNKKSLLSHYSYNFSWLGRPIFQYPQDIVAMQEIIWEVKPDLVIETGVAHGGGLILYASILELIGKGQVLGIDIDIREHNRRAIETHSMFKRISMIEGSSVSEEVVAEVRKVAKGKETVLICLDSNHTHEHVLAELEAYAPLTSSGSYCVVFDTVVEDLPEETSSDRPWNKGNNPKTAVREYLRRLKDEGRKAADGAQLHFEIDKMIENKLLITVAPDGYLKRIS
- a CDS encoding SIS domain-containing protein, producing MPYTTDTSVVTSISNDYSYDHIFSRQVKALGKSGDVLLGISTSDSSRNVLEAAFKTARELGINTVFLSGETEKEMAKISDIAIKAPSLDTPRIQEIHLLVEHIICEIVENQF